One Dysosmobacter welbionis DNA segment encodes these proteins:
- a CDS encoding YggS family pyridoxal phosphate-dependent enzyme: MTIAENIARIRANMAAAAREAGRDPKEILLVGASKMNDAAACREAVAAGIDALGENRVQEMVQKLEQHAYDGAPLHFIGHLQRNKVKQVVGHVALIQSVGSLELLDEIEKVAAARGLVQDILLEVNIGREAAKSGFAPEKVLPAAEAALERTHVRVRGLMTIPPADAQRDANFRYFQEVQALYVDMNQKLFHNELEYLSMGMSGDYEDAIRAGATMVRVGSAIFGARHYN; the protein is encoded by the coding sequence ATGACAATTGCGGAGAACATTGCCCGGATCCGGGCGAACATGGCCGCGGCGGCCCGGGAGGCCGGCCGGGACCCGAAGGAGATCCTGCTGGTGGGCGCCAGCAAGATGAACGATGCCGCCGCCTGCCGGGAGGCCGTGGCAGCCGGCATCGACGCCCTGGGGGAGAACCGGGTGCAGGAGATGGTACAGAAGCTGGAGCAGCACGCCTACGACGGCGCCCCCCTGCACTTCATCGGCCACCTGCAGCGCAACAAAGTCAAGCAGGTGGTGGGCCATGTGGCCCTGATCCAGTCCGTGGGCTCTCTGGAGCTGCTGGACGAGATCGAGAAAGTGGCCGCGGCCCGGGGGCTGGTGCAGGACATCCTGCTGGAGGTGAACATCGGCCGGGAGGCTGCCAAGAGCGGCTTTGCACCGGAGAAAGTCCTCCCCGCAGCGGAGGCCGCCCTGGAGCGGACCCATGTCCGGGTGCGGGGACTGATGACGATTCCCCCGGCAGACGCGCAGAGGGATGCCAATTTCCGGTATTTTCAGGAAGTTCAGGCACTTTATGTTGACATGAACCAAAAATTGTTTCATAATGAATTAGAATATCTGTCCATGGGCATGAGCGGCGACTATGAGGATGCGATCCGTGCCGGCGCCACCATGGTGCGGGTGGGCAGCGCCATCTTCGGCGCCCGCCATTACAACTGA
- the hfq gene encoding RNA chaperone Hfq has translation MQTKANLQDLFLLRARRDKLPVTMFLMNGFQMRGTIAGFDAFVVVLDSDGRQQIIYKHAISTIAPVRPVDLEGEEPAVAGA, from the coding sequence ATGCAGACAAAAGCGAATTTACAGGACCTGTTTCTCCTCCGGGCCAGACGGGACAAGCTGCCCGTCACCATGTTTCTGATGAACGGCTTCCAGATGCGGGGCACCATCGCGGGGTTTGACGCCTTTGTGGTGGTGCTGGACAGCGACGGCCGGCAGCAGATCATTTACAAACACGCGATCTCCACCATCGCGCCGGTGCGGCCGGTGGATCTGGAGGGTGAGGAACCGGCCGTCGCGGGCGCATGA
- the miaA gene encoding tRNA (adenosine(37)-N6)-dimethylallyltransferase MiaA, translating to MAEKIICVVGPTACGKTKLGVLLAKRYDGEVVSADSMQIYKGMTIGTAAPTAEEMEGVPHHMIAVADPAEQWSAARYARAAVPIVDDILRRGKRPILVGGTGLWLDAVVQGRTFAGGHAGGAVRRELQAQLAREGIGPLLEELRQVDPEAAERLHPADEKRILRALEVYRETGKTISAHNAETRDLPPRYDAVWIGLQFRDRADMKTLIDRRVDAMVAAGLLEEVGQLLESGLPREATALQAIGYKEFLGVLDGTATVEEAVAEVKLRSRQYAKRQLTWLRRNPDIHWIWWEKDRDFARALQVSTEILAAAGVF from the coding sequence ATGGCTGAGAAGATCATCTGTGTGGTGGGGCCGACGGCCTGCGGCAAAACGAAGCTGGGTGTCCTGCTGGCAAAGCGGTATGACGGGGAAGTGGTTTCCGCCGACTCCATGCAGATTTACAAGGGCATGACCATCGGCACCGCCGCCCCCACCGCCGAGGAGATGGAGGGCGTGCCCCATCACATGATTGCCGTGGCAGACCCGGCGGAACAGTGGTCCGCCGCCCGGTACGCCCGGGCGGCCGTCCCCATCGTGGACGACATTCTGCGGCGGGGAAAGCGGCCCATCCTGGTGGGCGGCACCGGGCTGTGGCTGGATGCGGTGGTGCAGGGCCGGACCTTCGCCGGCGGCCACGCCGGCGGCGCTGTCCGCAGGGAGCTCCAGGCCCAGCTGGCCCGGGAGGGCATCGGCCCGCTTCTGGAGGAGCTGCGGCAGGTGGACCCGGAGGCGGCGGAACGCCTCCATCCGGCGGATGAGAAGCGCATCCTCCGGGCGCTGGAGGTCTACCGGGAGACGGGAAAGACCATCTCCGCCCACAACGCGGAGACAAGGGACCTGCCGCCCCGGTACGACGCCGTGTGGATCGGCCTCCAGTTCCGGGACCGGGCGGACATGAAGACCCTGATCGACCGCCGGGTGGACGCCATGGTGGCGGCGGGCCTGCTGGAGGAGGTGGGGCAGCTGCTGGAAAGCGGCCTGCCCCGGGAGGCCACGGCTCTCCAGGCCATCGGATACAAGGAGTTCCTGGGGGTTCTGGACGGCACCGCCACGGTGGAGGAGGCCGTGGCGGAGGTGAAGCTCCGCTCCCGGCAATACGCCAAGCGCCAGCTGACTTGGCTGCGGCGAAATCCGGACATTCACTGGATCTGGTGGGAAAAAGACCGGGATTTTGCCCGGGCCCTCCAGGTTTCGACGGAAATCCTGGCCGCCGCTGGCGTATTCTAG
- a CDS encoding DUF6440 family protein, with protein MAKKEKRFVRTSVESTGFEENSVWMDRETGVNYLWHSTGHAGGMTPLLDREGKPIITTLLEEKE; from the coding sequence ATGGCAAAAAAGGAAAAACGGTTTGTGCGGACCAGTGTGGAGAGCACCGGCTTTGAGGAAAACTCTGTCTGGATGGACCGGGAGACCGGGGTCAACTACCTGTGGCATTCCACCGGCCATGCCGGCGGGATGACGCCCCTGCTGGACCGGGAGGGGAAGCCCATCATTACCACCCTTTTGGAGGAGAAGGAGTGA
- a CDS encoding cell division protein SepF, whose product MSLLDELKKWTHPYEDEDEEYDDFEEPVRQNAFEDRKLKVEDRRNKVVNIHATTQLKVVLVKPERFENASEIADHLKDKRTVVLNLESTNKDIARRLIDFLSGVAYAGEGKIKKVAANTYIITPYHVDIEGDLIDELENNGLYF is encoded by the coding sequence ATGAGCTTATTGGACGAACTGAAAAAGTGGACCCACCCCTACGAGGATGAGGACGAGGAGTATGATGACTTTGAGGAGCCGGTGCGGCAAAACGCCTTTGAGGACCGGAAGCTCAAGGTGGAGGACCGCCGCAACAAGGTGGTGAATATCCACGCCACCACCCAGCTGAAAGTGGTGCTGGTGAAGCCGGAGCGGTTCGAGAACGCCTCCGAGATCGCGGACCACCTGAAGGACAAGCGGACCGTGGTGCTGAACCTGGAGTCCACCAACAAGGATATCGCCCGGCGGCTGATCGACTTTCTGTCCGGCGTGGCCTATGCCGGCGAGGGCAAGATCAAGAAGGTGGCTGCCAATACATACATCATCACGCCCTATCATGTGGATATCGAGGGCGATCTGATCGACGAGCTGGAGAACAACGGCCTCTATTTCTGA
- a CDS encoding helix-turn-helix domain-containing protein: MASTTEFSRTLSLLRQERGVSQRTAAGDLGISQALLSHYENGIREPGLAFVVKACDYYHVSADFILGRTLSREGNMLTEQEILNAAEPGNILQGSVLATLQSKLLSGAVGVLFGLLGKLNDKASINAAAGYLGSAVYQLYRHLYRTAGANEAYFSLDPAACTMGTAEADMKLSEIQYTRSLRSLAAKKAAFPDLSNEALTAAYPGRCQSLTQVLSTADARLSGLTEKTR; the protein is encoded by the coding sequence ATGGCTTCCACAACTGAATTTTCACGGACCCTGTCCCTGCTGCGGCAGGAGCGGGGCGTCTCCCAGCGAACTGCCGCAGGGGATCTGGGAATCTCCCAGGCCCTGTTGAGCCACTATGAAAACGGCATTCGGGAACCGGGCCTGGCCTTTGTGGTGAAGGCCTGTGATTACTACCACGTCTCCGCGGACTTCATCCTGGGCAGGACCCTGTCCCGGGAGGGGAACATGCTGACGGAGCAGGAGATCCTGAACGCTGCGGAACCGGGCAACATCCTCCAGGGCAGCGTGCTGGCCACGCTCCAGAGCAAGCTGCTCTCCGGCGCTGTGGGGGTGCTGTTCGGCCTGCTGGGCAAGCTGAACGACAAGGCGTCCATCAACGCCGCTGCCGGATATCTGGGCAGCGCGGTGTACCAGCTGTACCGCCATCTGTACCGCACCGCCGGCGCCAACGAGGCGTACTTCTCTCTGGACCCGGCCGCCTGCACCATGGGCACAGCGGAGGCGGACATGAAGCTCTCGGAGATCCAGTACACCCGGAGCCTGCGGTCCCTGGCGGCCAAAAAGGCGGCGTTCCCGGACCTGTCCAACGAGGCCCTGACCGCCGCATACCCCGGACGGTGTCAGAGCCTGACCCAGGTGCTGAGCACCGCGGATGCCCGTCTCAGCGGCCTGACGGAGAAGACCAGATGA
- a CDS encoding HlyD family efflux transporter periplasmic adaptor subunit has product MRTKTLSTAGKARRAWGNENWRAENHFKHTTSAIAPVRPAVELEVVEVCASAEGPAWGREGFADRDKEVTMKEKTLGTKLLLAAVTLGVLAYFSIQAVRYFGDPLTTTIAYQYQVEMSTVLSGYVVRDEAILTDDTSGLLQLQRAEGERISDGGVVALVYADQATLDRQKEIQSLHTQIEQLQYAEEAALGAEVSLRLDAQILQTIRDYRGALAADRLDTAEDCGAELRSLVMKRDYTYSDTEDLSAQMAELQSQLSSLRAQAGSSVRQITAPQAGLYSAVVDGYENILTPESLETLTPRTLAALEPDESLRSNRVGKLVLGDTWYYVTALEESEAQTLQESGRLKLRFAKGVGRDLSVKLTHISEAEGGRVVAVFQGDTYLSELTLLRQQSAEVIRQTTTGIRVPKEALRVRERTVTDEDGNESVVSETGVYCMVGMKARFKPVDVLYSGDDFALVRSTLDTAEEVSKTQEQIRLRAGDEVIITAYDLYDGKVIGS; this is encoded by the coding sequence TTGCGGACCAAAACCTTGAGCACGGCGGGCAAAGCCCGCCGTGCCTGGGGAAATGAGAACTGGCGGGCAGAAAATCATTTCAAGCACACGACCTCCGCCATCGCGCCGGTGCGTCCGGCGGTGGAGCTGGAGGTTGTGGAGGTCTGCGCCTCCGCAGAGGGTCCTGCATGGGGCCGGGAAGGCTTCGCGGACAGAGACAAAGAGGTAACCATGAAAGAGAAAACCCTTGGCACAAAACTTTTGCTGGCAGCGGTCACGCTGGGCGTGCTGGCCTATTTCTCGATTCAGGCGGTGCGCTATTTCGGCGACCCGCTGACCACCACCATCGCCTACCAGTATCAGGTGGAGATGTCCACGGTGCTGTCCGGCTATGTGGTGCGGGACGAGGCGATCCTGACGGACGACACCAGCGGCCTGCTGCAGCTGCAGCGGGCGGAGGGCGAGCGGATCAGCGACGGCGGCGTGGTGGCGCTGGTCTACGCGGACCAGGCGACGCTGGACCGCCAGAAGGAGATCCAATCCCTCCATACCCAGATCGAACAGTTGCAGTACGCGGAGGAGGCGGCGCTGGGGGCGGAGGTCTCTCTGCGACTGGACGCCCAGATCCTCCAGACGATCCGCGACTACCGGGGCGCTCTGGCGGCGGACCGGCTGGACACGGCGGAGGACTGCGGAGCCGAGCTGCGGAGCCTGGTGATGAAGCGGGACTACACGTATTCCGATACGGAGGACCTGTCCGCCCAGATGGCGGAGCTCCAGAGCCAGTTGAGCAGCCTGCGGGCCCAGGCGGGAAGCTCTGTCCGGCAGATCACCGCGCCGCAGGCGGGGCTCTATTCCGCCGTGGTGGACGGATATGAGAACATTCTAACGCCGGAGAGCCTGGAGACGCTGACGCCCAGGACCCTGGCGGCCCTGGAGCCGGACGAGTCCCTGCGCTCCAACCGGGTGGGCAAACTGGTGCTGGGGGACACCTGGTACTATGTGACGGCCCTGGAGGAGAGCGAGGCCCAGACCCTGCAGGAGAGCGGGAGACTGAAGCTGCGCTTTGCCAAGGGCGTGGGCCGGGACTTGAGCGTGAAGCTGACCCATATCAGCGAGGCGGAAGGCGGCCGGGTGGTGGCGGTGTTCCAGGGGGACACCTATTTATCAGAGCTGACGCTGCTGCGCCAGCAGAGCGCCGAGGTTATTCGGCAGACCACCACGGGCATCCGAGTGCCCAAGGAGGCCCTGCGGGTGCGGGAGCGAACGGTTACGGACGAGGACGGGAACGAGTCCGTGGTGAGCGAGACCGGCGTCTACTGCATGGTGGGCATGAAGGCCCGCTTCAAGCCGGTGGACGTGCTGTACAGCGGAGATGACTTCGCCCTGGTGCGCTCCACGCTGGACACGGCAGAGGAGGTCAGCAAGACCCAGGAGCAGATTCGCCTCCGGGCGGGGGACGAGGTGATCATCACCGCCTATGACCTGTATGATGGAAAGGTGATTGGCAGCTGA
- a CDS encoding NAD(P)H-dependent oxidoreductase, whose translation MKLLFVNGCISQRGEESRTLVLARSFLDAWQARHPEAEVETVEPEALLALKPFAPEMLNDRDALAGIRCFDAPVYDLARQFRAADRVVVAAPFWDLTFPAALRTYIEYISANGLTYHYEADGCHGDCRAEKLAYLTSGGDLEQPESLGVLYWKQLCAMFGIPAFSYVFAGGLDLDPAKTEEILTEACEKARRLAEDF comes from the coding sequence ATGAAACTGCTGTTTGTCAACGGCTGCATCAGCCAGCGAGGGGAGGAATCCCGCACCCTGGTGCTGGCGAGATCGTTTTTGGACGCATGGCAGGCCAGGCATCCGGAGGCCGAGGTGGAGACTGTGGAACCAGAGGCCCTGCTGGCGCTGAAGCCCTTTGCGCCGGAGATGCTGAACGACCGGGACGCCCTGGCGGGGATCCGGTGCTTCGATGCGCCGGTGTATGATCTGGCCCGCCAGTTCCGGGCCGCGGACCGGGTGGTGGTGGCGGCACCCTTCTGGGACCTGACCTTCCCGGCGGCCCTGCGGACGTATATTGAGTACATCTCCGCCAATGGCCTGACCTATCACTACGAGGCCGACGGCTGCCACGGGGATTGCCGGGCAGAGAAGCTGGCTTATCTCACCTCCGGCGGGGATCTGGAGCAGCCCGAGAGTCTGGGTGTCCTGTACTGGAAGCAGCTGTGCGCCATGTTCGGCATCCCGGCGTTCAGCTATGTGTTTGCCGGCGGACTGGACCTGGATCCCGCCAAGACGGAGGAGATTTTGACGGAGGCCTGTGAGAAGGCCCGCAGGCTGGCGGAGGACTTCTGA
- a CDS encoding DivIVA domain-containing protein, translating to MLTPQEVSTHAFSKAVMGGYNMAMVDEFLDELTDDYTALYKENAALKAKLKVLVEKVEDYRATEDSMRATLLTAQKMADSIVHEAEAKRDEILAQAETSAREKIGQLRQEVEAAEERLHQGQRDLAQFIAASREICEKELKFLEQLPELPVEAAEPISQQEPEEAVQQIEEKVLAAFSEQSVEEEAAPAEAEEASPAAEDDYPEGDPFAADPVDEPTRRINLNDLKFGRNYSGGDD from the coding sequence ATGCTGACACCACAGGAAGTTTCCACCCACGCCTTTTCCAAGGCAGTGATGGGCGGATATAACATGGCCATGGTCGATGAGTTTCTGGACGAGCTCACCGATGATTACACCGCGCTCTACAAGGAGAACGCGGCGCTGAAGGCCAAGCTGAAGGTCCTGGTGGAAAAGGTGGAGGACTACCGTGCCACCGAGGACTCCATGCGCGCCACCCTGCTGACCGCCCAGAAGATGGCGGACTCCATCGTCCACGAGGCAGAGGCCAAGCGGGACGAGATCCTGGCCCAAGCGGAGACCAGCGCCCGGGAGAAGATCGGCCAGCTGCGCCAGGAGGTGGAGGCCGCCGAGGAGCGGCTGCACCAGGGCCAGCGGGATCTGGCCCAGTTCATTGCCGCCAGCAGGGAGATCTGTGAGAAGGAGCTGAAATTCCTGGAGCAGCTGCCCGAGCTGCCGGTGGAGGCGGCGGAGCCGATTTCCCAGCAGGAGCCGGAGGAGGCCGTCCAGCAGATCGAGGAAAAGGTGCTGGCCGCTTTCAGCGAGCAGAGCGTGGAGGAGGAAGCGGCCCCGGCGGAAGCGGAAGAGGCGTCTCCGGCGGCGGAGGATGACTATCCGGAGGGGGACCCCTTTGCGGCTGATCCTGTGGATGAGCCTACCCGCCGCATCAATCTCAACGATCTGAAGTTCGGCCGCAATTACTCCGGCGGCGATGACTGA
- a CDS encoding MBOAT family O-acyltransferase, translating to MDGGAGGIACLLAGICVTAWAIRRMARSGGRRRTMVLACVYHIAILVGFKYTEFLTGGAVEVGWAPLGLSFFTFQQLWLLKEVYTGEYVPAPGDSLLLYGLFFPTVTSGPILRPGIFFPQLREKGFLHPDWSDAAAGIYAICCGTIKKVLLADAFGTVVNNGWVHLEELSAPAAWLVILGYTLQLYFDFSGYCDIAAGVARLFGLRLPMNFDSPYRSASVTEFWKRWHITLTTFLRECLYFPLGGSRRGAIRTYCNILIVFLVSGFWHGAGWTFLVWGALHGLAQVVERVWGRGRDRLPFVLRWGLTFLFVNIAWVFFRAPDCTGALELLGRAVTGGFAKPAAWLLEGLFAEETSAVQMLIPAFTPWKNILRVVLLYGAGMVAVLWPRNTIRRMEDFRPTLWRGAALTVLTLWCVLSFTGVTTFIYSNF from the coding sequence ATGGACGGTGGTGCTGGGGGCATTGCCTGCCTGCTGGCAGGCATCTGCGTGACAGCATGGGCTATCCGCCGGATGGCCCGGTCCGGCGGCCGCCGCCGGACAATGGTTCTTGCCTGCGTCTATCACATCGCCATACTGGTGGGATTCAAGTATACGGAGTTCCTCACCGGCGGCGCGGTGGAGGTGGGCTGGGCTCCGCTGGGGCTGAGCTTTTTCACCTTCCAGCAGCTGTGGTTGCTGAAGGAGGTCTATACCGGGGAATATGTCCCCGCGCCGGGGGATTCCCTTCTGCTCTACGGGCTGTTTTTCCCCACCGTTACCTCCGGCCCCATCCTGCGGCCCGGAATCTTTTTCCCCCAGCTGCGGGAAAAGGGATTCCTCCATCCGGACTGGTCCGACGCCGCGGCGGGTATCTACGCCATCTGTTGTGGCACCATCAAAAAGGTGCTGCTGGCGGACGCCTTCGGCACTGTGGTGAACAACGGCTGGGTACATCTGGAAGAGCTCAGCGCTCCGGCGGCCTGGCTGGTGATTTTGGGGTATACGCTCCAGCTGTACTTTGACTTCTCCGGCTACTGCGACATCGCAGCCGGTGTGGCCCGGCTCTTCGGGCTCCGCCTGCCGATGAACTTTGACTCCCCGTATCGCAGCGCCTCTGTGACGGAATTCTGGAAGCGGTGGCACATCACGCTCACCACCTTCCTGCGGGAGTGCCTGTATTTCCCCCTGGGCGGCAGCCGCCGGGGCGCGATCCGGACGTATTGCAATATTCTCATCGTCTTCCTGGTCAGCGGCTTCTGGCACGGGGCCGGGTGGACCTTCCTGGTGTGGGGCGCCCTCCACGGCCTGGCCCAGGTGGTGGAACGGGTTTGGGGCAGGGGCCGGGACCGGCTGCCCTTTGTCCTCCGGTGGGGGCTGACCTTTCTCTTTGTCAACATCGCCTGGGTGTTCTTCCGGGCACCGGACTGTACCGGGGCCCTGGAGCTGCTGGGCCGGGCCGTCACCGGCGGCTTTGCAAAACCGGCGGCCTGGCTGCTGGAGGGCCTTTTCGCCGAGGAGACCAGCGCGGTGCAGATGCTGATTCCCGCCTTCACGCCCTGGAAAAACATCCTGCGGGTGGTGCTGCTGTATGGGGCGGGGATGGTTGCCGTCCTCTGGCCCCGGAACACCATCCGTCGGATGGAGGACTTCCGGCCTACGCTCTGGCGGGGCGCGGCCCTCACAGTGCTGACGCTTTGGTGTGTGCTGTCCTTTACCGGCGTCACCACCTTCATCTATTCCAACTTCTGA
- a CDS encoding HAD family hydrolase, producing the protein MKQQPIVAFLYDFDKTLCTTDMQDYAFIPSLGMTPAEFWAEANGFGRRNRMDGILAYMYTMLREAARRNRPFTRTDLVEKGRSIVLFPGVEDWFRRINDFGAGQGVQVEHYIISSGLREIIEGSSISGEFKEIYASEFYYDESGVPVWPKLAVNFTAKTQFVYRINKGVLDVSNDRDLNASMPDDSKRVPFTSMIYMGDGLSDVPCMKMMRAYGGQAIAVYQASNRAGVEDLLAKGRVDYIFQADYRAGSALEATVQDIIRKMAVTDRLWEENARQVRSIGGDVLLGQVGLF; encoded by the coding sequence ATGAAGCAACAGCCCATCGTGGCCTTTCTGTACGACTTTGACAAGACCCTCTGCACCACCGATATGCAGGACTACGCCTTCATCCCCTCCCTGGGGATGACCCCCGCAGAGTTCTGGGCGGAGGCCAACGGCTTCGGCCGCAGGAACCGGATGGACGGTATCCTGGCCTATATGTACACCATGCTGCGGGAGGCGGCGCGGCGGAACCGACCTTTCACCCGGACGGACCTGGTGGAGAAGGGGCGGAGCATCGTGCTGTTCCCCGGTGTGGAGGACTGGTTCCGGCGGATCAACGACTTCGGCGCCGGCCAGGGTGTCCAGGTGGAGCACTACATCATCTCTTCCGGCCTGCGGGAGATCATTGAAGGCTCGTCCATCAGCGGGGAATTCAAGGAGATCTATGCCAGCGAGTTTTACTACGATGAGAGCGGTGTGCCCGTGTGGCCCAAGCTGGCGGTGAACTTCACCGCCAAGACCCAGTTCGTCTACCGGATCAACAAGGGCGTGCTGGACGTGTCCAACGACCGGGATCTAAACGCCTCCATGCCTGACGACAGCAAGCGGGTGCCCTTCACCAGTATGATCTACATGGGGGACGGCCTTTCCGACGTGCCCTGCATGAAGATGATGCGGGCCTACGGCGGCCAGGCCATCGCCGTGTACCAGGCCAGCAACCGCGCCGGTGTGGAGGACCTGCTGGCAAAGGGCCGGGTGGATTATATCTTCCAGGCGGACTACCGGGCCGGGTCTGCGCTGGAGGCCACGGTGCAGGACATCATCCGCAAAATGGCGGTGACGGACCGCTTGTGGGAGGAGAATGCCCGCCAGGTGCGCAGCATCGGGGGAGACGTGCTGCTGGGGCAGGTGGGCCTGTTCTGA
- the mutL gene encoding DNA mismatch repair endonuclease MutL has translation MPHIQQLESHVADLIAAGEVVERPASVVKELVENAVDAGSSAVVVEIRRGGMGMIRVTDNGCGIAPEELPTAFLRHATSKLRTEEDLGKIGTLGFRGEALAAISAVSRVDILTRQTGTTEGAALHLEGGVPGAVEPAGAPEGTTITVRDLFYNTPARLKFMRKDSAETAAVNGLMQHLALSHPDISFKFIKDGVEALLTPGDGKLDSAVYAALGRDFARGLVPVSGSGGDITVSGFVTAPLMGRGSRSMQVFFVNGRFIKSQLLTAALEEGYRNQIMKGKFPGCVLSVTLPVTAVDVNVHPAKTQVKFAREHDVFDAVYHTVLDALGKTGAPAAAPAQEARLPAASRQDFFQTMDAKTFRQGGAKPAPQPAAPARPAWNTELRAPARVADSGQTSFYQTKRSESAAQGALGRAPASVTSPPDTQQSSPPAPSCNKGALGRPPVSVTAPRAERTAPSAPWTSAPVSVPAEKTTSPESAPRPFVPAIPPERLKLTEDLPGQTTVLETKEAPWRIAGEVLRTYIICESEDGSVWLIDKHAAHERMNFDKLKNAQEPPMRQTLLAPIAAELSREDGALLLENLPLLEQFGFACEDFGAGALLVREVPADIDAADTVPTLEEFAERLRTGRSPDEKREALLHTMACKAAIKGGWVSDPAELRVLVDRVQSGEIKYCPHGRPVAVKLTKYELEKMFKRA, from the coding sequence ATGCCTCACATTCAACAACTGGAGTCCCACGTAGCGGACCTGATCGCCGCCGGTGAGGTCGTGGAGCGGCCCGCCAGCGTGGTGAAGGAGCTGGTGGAAAACGCCGTCGACGCCGGCAGCTCTGCCGTGGTGGTGGAGATCCGCCGGGGCGGCATGGGCATGATCCGGGTGACGGACAACGGCTGCGGCATCGCGCCGGAGGAACTCCCCACCGCCTTCCTGCGCCACGCCACCTCCAAGCTGCGGACGGAGGAGGACCTGGGGAAGATCGGTACTCTGGGGTTCCGGGGCGAGGCCCTGGCCGCCATCTCCGCCGTCAGCCGGGTGGACATCCTCACCCGCCAAACCGGCACGACGGAGGGAGCCGCCCTCCATCTGGAGGGCGGTGTGCCCGGCGCAGTGGAGCCCGCCGGTGCGCCGGAGGGCACCACCATCACGGTCCGGGACCTGTTTTACAACACCCCCGCCCGGCTGAAGTTTATGCGCAAGGACAGTGCGGAGACTGCGGCGGTGAACGGCCTCATGCAGCATCTGGCCCTGTCCCATCCGGACATCTCCTTCAAGTTCATCAAGGACGGGGTGGAGGCCCTGCTGACCCCCGGTGACGGAAAGCTGGACTCCGCCGTCTACGCTGCCCTGGGCCGGGACTTCGCCCGGGGGCTGGTGCCGGTGTCCGGCAGCGGAGGGGACATCACGGTCTCCGGTTTTGTCACCGCGCCGCTGATGGGCCGGGGCTCCCGGTCCATGCAGGTGTTCTTCGTCAACGGCCGGTTCATCAAGTCCCAGCTGCTGACGGCGGCGCTGGAGGAGGGCTACCGCAACCAGATCATGAAGGGTAAGTTCCCTGGCTGCGTCCTGTCCGTCACCCTGCCGGTGACGGCGGTGGACGTGAACGTCCACCCCGCGAAGACTCAAGTGAAGTTCGCCCGGGAGCACGATGTGTTCGACGCGGTCTACCACACGGTGCTAGATGCCCTGGGCAAGACCGGCGCTCCCGCCGCCGCTCCCGCGCAGGAGGCGCGGCTCCCGGCGGCCTCCCGGCAGGACTTCTTCCAGACCATGGACGCCAAGACGTTCCGGCAGGGCGGTGCAAAGCCCGCTCCCCAGCCCGCGGCTCCGGCCCGGCCCGCCTGGAACACCGAGCTGCGGGCGCCCGCCCGGGTGGCGGACAGCGGGCAGACCTCTTTTTACCAGACCAAGCGCTCAGAGTCCGCGGCCCAGGGCGCTCTGGGAAGGGCGCCCGCCTCTGTGACGTCGCCGCCAGACACGCAGCAAAGCAGCCCGCCTGCACCCTCCTGCAACAAAGGTGCGCTGGGCAGACCGCCTGTCTCCGTGACCGCCCCACGGGCGGAGCGGACGGCTCCCTCCGCCCCCTGGACCTCTGCCCCAGTGTCCGTCCCTGCAGAAAAGACGACCTCGCCGGAATCTGCTCCCCGCCCCTTTGTGCCCGCCATCCCGCCGGAGCGGCTGAAGCTGACGGAGGATCTACCGGGCCAGACGACTGTTCTGGAGACGAAAGAGGCACCCTGGCGGATTGCCGGAGAGGTGCTGCGGACCTATATCATCTGCGAGAGCGAGGACGGCAGCGTCTGGCTCATCGACAAGCACGCCGCCCACGAGCGGATGAATTTTGACAAGCTGAAAAATGCTCAGGAGCCCCCCATGCGACAGACGCTGCTGGCCCCCATCGCGGCGGAGTTAAGCCGGGAGGACGGGGCGCTGCTGCTGGAGAACCTGCCCCTGCTGGAGCAGTTCGGTTTTGCCTGCGAGGACTTCGGGGCCGGCGCCCTGCTGGTGCGGGAGGTGCCGGCGGACATCGACGCCGCCGACACGGTGCCCACTCTGGAGGAGTTTGCCGAGCGCCTGCGGACCGGAAGATCCCCGGATGAAAAGCGGGAGGCGCTGCTGCATACCATGGCCTGCAAGGCGGCCATCAAGGGCGGCTGGGTCAGCGATCCGGCGGAGCTGCGGGTGCTGGTGGACCGGGTGCAGAGCGGAGAGATCAAATACTGCCCCCACGGCCGCCCGGTGGCGGTGAAGCTGACGAAGTACGAGCTGGAGAAGATGTTCAAGCGGGCGTGA